A stretch of Synechococcus sp. WH 8020 DNA encodes these proteins:
- a CDS encoding cation transporter, with protein MSLAPLEARQIEIRSLRIGVYASACMAVAGIGVHLLSGSYALLLDGLYSAVMVGSGLVASRISRNVVRPPDRAYPYGYDGQEALYVLFRSLVLIGVLSFAAISGLSTLIDYASGSSIAVVTLGPVAFYSISMVAICCGLAWRHHHDWNRSGRQSQLLLTEARAASIDALISGLTGIALLGAPLLQGTPLASLSPIADSILVLVVSMVILKDPVQTFLNSLGQAAGASAETEIVRSTRLALEDLLAGLSCWLLDLTVMQVGRTSFVVVYLNPNQPMDGAAIDLIRERIEERCGELLAMPVRSEVILTATPPFSTTGAS; from the coding sequence CGCTTGCACCGCTTGAAGCGCGTCAAATCGAAATCCGCTCGTTACGCATTGGCGTCTATGCCAGCGCCTGTATGGCCGTGGCTGGGATTGGCGTTCACTTGCTTTCAGGGTCCTATGCCCTTCTCCTCGATGGTCTTTATTCCGCGGTGATGGTGGGTTCAGGTCTTGTCGCTTCGAGGATTAGTCGCAATGTGGTGCGTCCTCCCGACCGGGCCTACCCCTACGGCTACGACGGTCAAGAAGCCTTATACGTCTTATTCCGTTCACTTGTCTTGATCGGTGTCCTCAGTTTTGCCGCGATCAGTGGCCTGAGCACGTTGATTGATTACGCAAGCGGAAGTTCCATTGCCGTGGTCACCCTGGGCCCCGTAGCGTTTTACTCCATTTCGATGGTGGCGATTTGCTGCGGTCTGGCATGGCGTCATCACCATGATTGGAATCGCTCCGGCCGTCAGTCTCAATTGCTTTTGACGGAGGCCAGGGCCGCGAGTATTGATGCCTTGATCAGTGGGCTTACGGGCATTGCTTTGCTCGGCGCGCCGCTGCTACAGGGGACGCCTTTGGCGTCTTTAAGTCCGATCGCCGATTCAATCTTGGTGTTGGTGGTGAGCATGGTCATCCTGAAAGATCCTGTGCAGACCTTTTTGAATTCGCTTGGACAGGCAGCAGGTGCATCTGCAGAAACCGAGATCGTCCGCAGCACTCGACTTGCTCTGGAAGACTTGCTGGCCGGGTTGTCATGTTGGCTGTTGGATCTCACCGTGATGCAGGTGGGCCGCACGTCTTTTGTGGTGGTGTATCTCAATCCCAATCAACCGATGGATGGGGCTGCCATAGATCTGATCCGAGAACGAATTGAGGAGCGCTGTGGGGAGCTCTTAGCCATGCCGGTGCGATCAGAAGTGATTTTGACCGCCACCCCTCCCTTTTCCACGACCGGAGCCTCCTAG